The Paenibacillus yonginensis genome segment TAATGCCGGTAATGTCGGAGAGTCAGGAGGAACTGCTGGCAGAGGAGCCGGAATCGCCTCCTGAGCCTGAACCGGCAGGGCAGGAAGAAATGTCCGTGAATCAGCGTCCGGCCTACGAAATCGGAGATGCAGTCTGGATCACTTCCCTAAACAGAATGGGGATTGTATGCGCGCCGGAGGACAGCCGGGGAATGCTTGGCGTTCAAGTGCAGAAGCAGAAGCTGAAGATCAACCATAAACGGCTCAAGCCGTATATCAGCCGAAGCGAGCTTTATCCAGGAGAAGATTATGATTTGGATATCGTATTTGAATCGAAGGAGAATCGCAAGCTGAGCAAACAATTCGGCAAACGGCATGTGGAGGGGAGAGCCATCATTAAAGATGGTGAATAAGTTGAGAAAAGAAATACAGCCCGCATCGGCTTCATGACCGTGGCGGGCTGTTCTTTTCTTATAAAAGGATCAGGAGAACTTGACGCTGCTGACCAGAATCTCAACAAAAGCTTCCAAAAATGTTTTGTCTGTTTCATCAAAGCGGCCGCGCAGCGGGCTGTCGATGTCCAGCACACCGATCAAACGGCCATCCTGGACGATAGGCACAACAATTTCACTGTTGGTTGCAGAATCGCAGGCGATGTGGCCGGCAAAAGCGTGCACATCCTCGACCACAATCGTTTCGCGCTGCTGTGCCGAGGTGCCGCATACGCCACGTCCGAGCGGAATCCGGATGCAGGCTGGCAGTCCCTGGAACGGACCCAGCACCAGCTCCTTGCCGTCATATAAATAAAATCCCGCCCAGTTGATATCCTGCATAACAAAATTCAGCAGGGCGGATGCGTTGGCCAAATTGGCTACGGAGTTTGGTTCGCCTTCAATTAGGCCTTTAAGCTGCGTTAGTGCAGATTCATATACTTGCTGGCGGTCGCCAGTGGGAGTAGCTGCCTGGAACATGTTTAAAACCCCTCGCTTTTTTAAAAATAGAATCTATTTGAAGTGAAGATATTCATCCATCTTATTCTTAGTTAACAGTATACAGGATCGCCGGGACTGTCAACCGGTTAAGCGGACAGCCCTCCGGGCCGCGCCGGTTTGTTTCCTGTCTCGCTCTTGCGGGTAATGACATTCAAACGACGCCAAGACGAAGGGAGAAATAATCATGCGAGCCGATATCCAGAATTTGTTCATTCGCATTCATATGCTGCACGATGCCAAAGAGGAAGATTTAAAGGTTGGCGACACCTTGCTCGAATTAGAACGCAGGGGTTACCGGATCGGCGAACGGGAAGTGAAGCTTGAGCTTGAGAAACTGGTGGAAGACAACTTTTTGACTCCGCATGACGATATCTATTCGATTACAGGCGCTGGTCTTGAAGAGCTGAAAGAAATCCAGACGGTGCTGGCCGAGCTGTGTGGTGCCGTCCTGGATGGACATGAATGGCAAACAGCAGCTGTTAAAACAACGAAATAAACCCGGAAGGCCCGGAATCAGGTAAAGCACTCCAAAATGGAGTGCTTTGTAATTTCCAATTCCGGAAAAGTGATTTTTTGGCATCAGCGTTTATAATTAGGAAAACTGCTAAGAAGGGAGGGATAGATAATGACTGCCCAGACATCTTGTTCCGAATTTCGGCCGGCAAGGCCTAACAAACGTATCAATGAAGAGCTTAACAACATCATCGAGAATTTAAGGCGAGAGTTGGTCGAGGTTTCGGCAACCAGCGGCTTCACAAGCGAGATTGTACTAGAATTAAGCCAGCGTCTGGATAAGTATATCGTCCTTGCCCAGAAACAGATGAAGAACGGAAAGACCGGTACCGGACTTGAGCATTGATCCTGGATCGGTTTTGTACATAAATATTAAAGAACCTGCGGCCTGGATCGGGCTGCAGGTTCTTTAATATTTGCGCCTGTTCTTATCCTCCTAATTGAGGGGTTCTTACTTTCCATATCGCTGCTTTGGGAGCGGGAGCATATTCCTCCTCAGGGAGACATTCATCAATGAACGCCTGAAGTTCTTCTTTGTAGCGTCTGGGATCCTTCTGATAAGAAGTGGCGTGAGCAGCGCCGGGAATGAGAACCAGACGTTTGGGCCCCGGCTTGGCTTCAAACATTTCCTGGCTCATCGCTGGCGGTACGTAACGGTCGGCAGATCCGTGGATGAATAATACGGGCAGCGTTGTTTGCTTCACCGACCGGATTGGACTGACCTGCTCCAGCCGAAAGCCTGCTTTGGTTTGAAGCTCCCGGTTCAGGAGGCGGATAAAGGGAAAGGAGGGGAGCCGGATAATTTTAGCAAGCTGATAACGAATCAGTTTATTTAGATCGGAATAAGGACAGTCGGCTACCGCAAATTTGACGGCAGGATCAGCCATGCTTAAATACTCCAGCACGGTGGCACCGCCCAAAGACTGGCCGTGAAGGCCGATTTGGATATCCCTTCCGTACTGCTCCAGCAGCCAGTTCACCCAGGCCTCAAGATCGTGTTTCTCCAGGAAGCCGTAGGTCGTGTATTTTCCCTGGCTTTTGCCATGTCTGCGATGGTCAATGAGCAGCAGATTAAAGCCTTTTTCCTCAAACAAAGCGCCAAACTGCAGGGAAGACCGCAAAGACATCGTATAACCGTGAGCTATAATGGCCCATCTCTTGGAGCCGGGGTAAGGAAGGAATAACTGGGCGTTCAAGCGGAGCCCGTCAATAGAGGTGGTTTGAACCTCTCTCGAGGCCATGGACTCATATTTCTCTTTCGTGAATACGCCGGTGCGCAGCAAATAGTCAAGCAGGTTCTCGTCCGGATACCGGTACAGGCGCATCTGGGTGACCTGGCGGAATCCGTATCGGGTTATCACGGTGATCAACAGCCAAAGGGCCAGCAATCCCAAAACGACAATGGCGGCAATCATAGAAGGATCCCCCTTTATTGCAATCTTTACCATCTATTAATACCCAAATTCAGACAAATTTATCAGCGGTTAGACGGATGGAGGTATTTCGGATGAATGCGGTGGTGGCGGTTCAGAGACGGCCGGTCTGCGGGTAGCGAAAGCATGGACCGCCATTCCCCCGGTGACAAGAATCAAACCCGCGATTCCGTACAAGTCTGGCCACGGAGCCGATAGAAACAGCACCTCTGCGCCGAGCGTAAACATCACTTCAAACGATTGGGTAGCTTCAACCCCGGCGAGCCGCATCGGGTGAGCCTGAACCATTTGAGTAGCTTGGAAAAAGAGGACGGTAGCCGCAACTCCGGAAAATACAGCAACCAGCAAGGAGCCGGTAAGCTGGCTGGATGGAGGCGGGCCGGACGTGACGAGGGCATAAAGCGATAGGAGCAGCCAGAAAGGCATGCTGCATATCGTCATTGCCAGCACACGCTGGGTAGCATTCAGCCGTCCGCCGCTGATCTGCATCAATTTGCGGTTGCCGGCCGGATAGGCCGCACTGGCGATGATAATCGGCAGTGCCCCCAGCAGAAGCTCCTGATAATGGAGCTTAGAAGATTGGCCGATCTGAACAAGCATGACGCCGGCCACAATCACAGCCGAAGTGATCAAAGCGGCGGCAGGGGCGACTTTTCGATAAGCGGAAGGGAGAAGGGACCAGCTGAGTCCGGGCTCGAGCAGCGGCGAGATCAGGAGTCCGGAGATGATGGTAAGCTGCCAGGTGGAGGCAATCAGCCAGGCCGGACCATACATGGAAGCGAAACAGACGGGAGCATAGAACAGAACGAATCCGACAAAACTCCAGAGCAGCCATACGCGCGAATTCCGGCGGATCTCGCGCAGGACGGGACTTAATCCGCCGCCGAAGGGTGCGATCAGCAGCAGGATTGGAAGCATCATTTCATAACGGAGGGAAGCGCTCCAGGCCCAGCTTCCGCCGCCGGTACTCATAAATCGGTTGAGAATGAACGTGAAGGCAAAGAAAAAGGCCGATAATATTCCGATCAGCAAGGGTTTCACAGGGGCTTCACTCCTCTCGGAATCTTGTTCTTGTCTATTGATTGTTGGATTAATTCTATTGTAGCAAAGAGCTCAAGGAATGACGACTTGCCGCTGCGGGTCAGCTTTAGGACAAACTCTTGGCGGGGACAGTGCGGCGGCGTTATTTTTTGACGTCAGGCCCGGCGTATGATTCAATTTGTATTAGTGAAATTGACGAACCAGAAGAAAGGAGCGCAGCGGATGGAATACCGGTGTGAAGGATATATCCCCGTTCTCTCCACCCCCCGTTTGAAACTCCGCAGGCTGGAGAGAGCCGATGCGGAGCCATTGTTTGAATATTGGAGCGATCCTGATGTCGTTCAATATATGAATGTTCCTCCGTTTGCCGATGTCGGGGAGACAGCGGAGATGATTAACTGGCTGAATCTTCTGGCTGAGACGGAGGACACGATCCGCTGGGGCATTGAGTTGAAGGACAGCGGAAGATTGATCGGCAGCTGCGGATATAACAGCTGGCAGCTTGAAGGAGCTTACCGGGCCGAAATCGGATACGAGCTAGGCAAGTCTTATTGGGGCCAGGGCTACATGCATGAAGCGCTTCTTGCCATGTTTGAGTTCGGGTTTAACGTAATGGGGCTTAACCGGATCGAGGCGCTGCTATATCCCGTAAATAAATCCTCCGTCCGCCTGCTGCAGAAGCTTGGGTTCCAAAGGGAAGGACTGCTGCGGGATTACCAGCGGGCAGGGGACCGTTTTGTCGATTTGGATATGTATTCAATGCTCCGCAGAGAATGGGAACAGAGGTCGGGGGCTAACGCATAAAAAAAGCCGCCTCTCCGCATTTTATATAAAAAGGGGAGGTGGATGAATTGGATAAACCGCTTCAATTGGATCAGCATTCGCTGGTTCAAGCCTGGCAGCAGCAGCTTCCGGAGATGATTGGCCCGGGCGATTCTACAGTAGTTCTGGCTGACAATGCAAACCCACAGGCGATTAACGTGCATATCAACGCGGCAGGCCATCAAATGTATGCTTTTGATTTCAGATGCACGTACAAGGACACGAGGGAGCTGGACATTGCGCTGGTCGATGTTGAAATGGCCGGACGTCCCATTGACGAGCACAGTGATGCGGTGCAGGAGCTGATTAATGACTATACGCGCCATATCCATGAGTGCGCTCAGGTGCTTCACAACGTGACCGATCCTTCCTAACAGACAGAAGCTAAGGAGAAGATAAAATGAGCAAAACAAACGGACGTGTCGATCAAACGCTGATTAACGAAGTCCATGATCTGGAGACAACACCGGTTAACGGTCATCAGGCCCAGCAGCTTAATCAGGACCGCAACGATCGCAGACATATTACCAGCGAGAACCGGGATAAAAATACGGACATGGATCCTTCTCATCAATAGGGATTTCCAACCATAAACCGTTGACCCGCTAACGGATCTACGCCAAAAATCCTCCGGAAGAGTCCGGAGGATTTTTTGGGCTGTGGCAGGTTTTTACCTTGTTTCGTTCTATTTGCGGGGCAGGGGCGGAAGCTTCTCCGCTTCAGTACCCATCTTTTTCAGCAGCCCGATCATGACTTGTTTCTCCTGGTCATTCAGGCCACTAAGCGCATGGTCAATCCGGTCCTCGAACTCGGGATAAAGCTGATCCATCATCTCTTTGCCCTTTGGAGTCAGCTCTGCAAAAATAACCCGCCGGTCACGGACGCAAGGCGTGCGATGCAGCAGCCCTCCGGCTTCCAGCTTGTCGATCACATAAGTCACGTTCCCGCTCTGCAGCAGCAGCTTGGCGCCAATTTGCTGGATCGGCTGAGGCCCTTTATAGTACAGGACCTCCAATACGGCGAAAGCCGTCGGATTGAACCCCTGCAGCTTGCTGGCCGTGACCGCGTGTTCGTTAACGCTCTTAAAGGATTTTGCCAGAACACGGTACAAATGCAGCGACAATTCCGCTTGATGTTCCTCTGCCTTCATCATCTTCATCCCGCCTTATTTTAAATGGTATTTGAACGTGGGTTAGAGCTTTATGTACCTGTATCTTAAGCCGTAGGCCAGAGTGGAAAAAATATAATTTATCACAATTTGGGCTATTTTTTGTGTTTTTGTTCTCAGGCTTCCTTCTCAGGCTGCAAAACAAAATACGGCTGCGGAAGCTCCGGCAAATCAGCCTCCGGACGGATGGAGCAGGACCTTGTTCCTCCTACAATGAGATTACGAATTCATTGACGGGAGTTGTTGTACGATGAACAACCATGTACGGGAAACGGCAGAACAGCCGCTGCTGAAAAATAAGACTTACCTTTCGCTGCTGGGCTCGCAAATCGTATCCAATCTGGGAGAATGGCTGACCATATTGGCCATCTTGACGCTGGTCGGCCTGAAGTGGGACGCTACCCCTTGGCAGATCACGGGGGTAACCTTGTGTATGCTGCTGCCGGTGCTGCTTGGCGGGCCGCTGGCGGGCATGCTTGCCGACCGGGTTGAACGCAAACAGATTATGATCTGGGCGGACATCATACGGATTTTTGTGGTTCTGGGCATGGCCTTTGCCCAGGAGTTATGGCAGATGTACCTTTTATTGATCACCAAAAGCGTCTTTGACGTCATGTTTGGCCCTGCCAAAAGCGGGAAGATCAAAGAAATCGTACCTCGAAGCCAGCTGGAGCAGGCGGTTTCGTACAGCGCGATTATCGAGCAGAGCGCCAAGATCGCAGGTCCCGCTCTGGGCGGGCTGCTGACGGCTGTGTTTGGCCTGCAGGCCTGCTTTATGCTTAACGCTTTAACCTTTCTGATTTCGGCCCTGTTTCTGTTCCGCGTGCCAAGCCGCAGCCGTCTGCCGCTTATAGCGGGTGAAGAGCAGGGGGCTTCACCGGAGGGAGGGCAGGAAACGAAGTCTTCCGCCAAACAGGGATTTTTCAAGGAGCTGGCTGCCGGCATCCAGACGATCGCCGCAATTCCGGTATTGGCATATGGCCTGCTGGCGCTTGCTATGGTGTTGGCCGTCCTGCAGATCGCCGATTCCCAGACCATTGTCCTGTTTCGGGATATTAAAAATATGCCCGATGATATGCTGGGCTGGTGTATCGCTTTAAGCGGCGTAGGTACATTGGCAGCTGCGGTTGTCGTACGCTTACTGAAATCCTGGTCACCGCTTGCCAAGATGGGCACGGGTTCTGCGGTTATGGGAATTATGTTTTATGCGGCTAGCGTAGTAGCCCAGAATGGAGATTTTGGCACCATGCTCGGGAAATTGTCCATGATGCTGTCTTTTATGATTGTAGGTCTTGGTGCGGGAATGACCTTTATCCCGTTTCAGGCGGAGCTGCAGAAACGTACGCCGGAACGGCTGACGGGCCGGGTATTCGGCACGGTCAACAGCATCTTGTCCTCCGCTTCCTTGATCGGACCGCTGCTCGGCGGCTACCTGGTCACCACCTTCGGCGCTTTTGCCGCCTTTAGGCTATCCGGAGGCCTGGTTGCCTTGCTGGGGCTACTGCTCCTCTGCACCAAAGTTGTTATTATGAAAAGAGATCGTTTGGTCCATGCGGACGCATGAAGAGCGGATCGAACGCTATATAGGGAACTGGCGTGCTGCCGGCTGGAACAGCATTTGCCGGAGCTTGCGCACCGACGCACCGCCCAATCACCAATAGCAGCAGTAAGAACCCTCCCGCAGTACTGGCTTCCAGTAATTGTGGGGGGGTTCCTTTCCTGTGATGCTGCATTCTTTAACCGCTGCCCGCCATGACCATCCCGTTAAAGATACGGGCGCCCAAAGTTATACCCCGGCGGTGATCTGGTTCCACAGAATATCATGGAAGAAAAAAGTACCGGAGGAGCAGCAGCTTGAGCAGCAGGACGACGAAAACGGCGATAAAGGGAGAGCTGTTAATCATTTTTGGTATTGCGGACCACAAATGCCATAAAAGAACACATGAATCATATCCTCTGTAAACGCTTCGGGATCCTCACTCTGATTGACCAGATCCAGCATTTTTTCGTACTGCTCCGTTATCATACCTACATATAGAAGCACCATTTGGACGGACACTTTCTCTGAAATTTCTCCCCGCTGCTGGCCCTTCTGCACAAAATGGGTGATCAAAGGAATGGCACGTTCCTCATACTGCTGCTGGATAAATCGGTTAATTTCAGGGTCGGCTTCGATCAGCTGCTTGAGCGCGGAAGGGGTGAAGGGCAGCTTTAACCGGCTTTTTTGAAAAATAATGTATTCGATTTTTTCCTTCAGCGGCGCATCGCCCGTCAGCACGCTCTCATATTCCTCCATCAGCATGGAGACAAACTCCTTAAACACTTCGCGGAGCAGTGCTTCTTTGCTTCCAAAATAGTTGTATATGGTGACCTGCGAAACTTCCGCTCTGGCTGCGATATCCTTAATGCGGATTTGCCGGGGTTCCCATTCGCCCAGCATTTCCAATACCGTTTGTTTGATCTTTTGTTTAATCTGCATTGCCCGCTTCTCAAATCCATTCATTTCTTACGAACCATCCTAACTTTTTTAAAATAGGTCATCGGCTTGATCGAATGAACGAAGAATATCGGCTCTCGCCGGTTCGATCTAATTAATGAAATTATAACACAAAAATATTTCATGAAATGTATTGACGGTGGAAAGCGGCAGGCGTATGATCCGATTATGAAATATTTGAACAATAATATTTCATAAATTTAAACGTCCATTGGAGGCGCTGGTATGCTGAGCGTTGAACATGTAACCAAAATTTTTCCGAACGGGAGAGGCATTCGGGACGTCACCTTTTCGGTCCGCCGCGGCGAAGTGTTCGGTTTCCTGGGGCCGAATGGAGCCGGCAAATCGACGACGATTCGGCATATTATGGGCTTTTTGAAGCCGGATCAAGGCTCCGTAAAGGTATGCGGCTACGACACGTGGAAGGAACAGGGGCGCTTTCAAAAATATATCGGCTACCTTCCCGGCGAAATTGCGTTTATCGAGGGGATGACCGGCAAAGCGTTTCTGGATTTTATGGCAGGCATGCAGGGCGGCGTCGATCCGGCTTGGCGCGACGAACTCATCCGCCGGCTGCAGTTTGACGTCCGAACGCCGATCCGGAAAATGTCCAAGGGAATGAAGCAGAAGGTCGGGATCGTTGCCGCCTTCATGCACCGGCCGGAGGTCATTATCCTGGATGAGCCGACGTCAGGGCTGGATCCGCTCATGCAAAAAGTGTTTATCGAGCTCGTGCTGGAGGAGAAGGCAAAGGGGACGACCTTCCTGATGTCCTCGCATAATTTTCCGGAAATTGAACGGACCTGCGATAGGGCAGCGATCATCAAGGACGGCGTGATTATTGCGGTCAAGGATATCCATGATTTGCAGTCGATGCAGCGCAAGCTGTTCGAAGTGACGTTTGAGACGGAGCAGGAGCTGGACGATTTCATGAAATGCGGCCTGAAGATCGATTCCCGGGAAGGAAACCGCGTGCGGGTAGCCGTTCAGGGAGACATGAACCGGTTTATCCGCGAAACCGCCCGCTTTCACGTCCGCAATATCGATGTGTTCACGCAGAACCTGGAGGACATTTTTATGGATTATTACGATCGGGAGGGTCAAACGCCATGAATATGCCGCTGTACAGACAAATGCTTGCGATTAACCTCAAAATGTTCATGAATTATGCCGTCGGATCGGCCTTTTATATCTTGTTGATGTTTTGGGTTTATCCGGGAATCGCCAAAAACAGCAGCAGCTTGAATTCGCTGATCGATGGGATGCCGGAGGGCCTGGGCAAGGCGTTCGGCCTGGAAAACGGCTTCGGCAGCATCGGCGCGTTTATATCCGGTGAGTACTACGGCCTGTTGTATCTGCTGATTCTGTCCATCTTCTGCATTCTCGTATCCACGCAGCTGATCGCCAAGCTTGTCGACCAGGGCTCGATGGCGTACCTGTTGTCGGCGCCCACCACCCGCACGAAGGTAGCCCTGACCCAGGCGGCCGTGCTGCTCTCCGGGCTGGTGCTGATTTGCGCGGTCACGACACTCGCCGGGTTTGCCGGGTACGCCTGGTTTATCGGGGATTTGGGGGATTTCGACAGCACCGGCTTTGTGCTGCTGAATGCAGGCGCCCTGCTGCTGTTCTTCTGTATCGGAGGCATTTCTTATTTGATTTCAGCCTGCTGCAATGACGAGAAGCGGGCGCTGACGCTCTCGGGCGTGATCGTCATCGGTTTTTTCAGCCTGAACCTGATCGGCAAAATCAGCGGGCAGCTCAGCTGGATGCGGCATATTTCGGTCTTTTCCTTATTTGATCCCGGTAAGATCGTCGGCAAAACGGCGGATTGGCCAGTGTCCGTCTCTGTTCTGGCAGGCATTGGCGCGGTAGCCTTCGCCGCCGGCATGATTATTTTCCGGAAAAGAAGCCTGCCGCTGTAAATCAAGCTATATTAGGGGAGCAGATAGAGCTTACCGGGCTCGGGGAACGAGCTATGACATCGGGACGCCCGAGGCTTACCGCGAGGTGACCGGAGAACTATGCAGCTTTGTTTGAGTTTTAATTATTCATGTGTTATAACGTATATTTATCCGAATGATGCTGAAGGAGCGCTATACTTGTATAATTTTTTGAAGTAACGAGCAACACGTGGCTGGCCAGCCGGTCATTTTCAAGAATAACTCCTTATGTTATGCCGTCCGACCTGGATAAACGTCACGCCTGGCAATGGGTATATTCAGGTGGACCTATCCAGCATGCGGGTTCCGGACCTTCAGCGAGAAACGGCGCCGGCGGCTGGCCCCGGGCTTCATGTCGTCTTCCGGGACCGGCGAGATACCGTCTGGCTCGAGCAGAGATCACCCATGAACAGATACCGGGCCTCGGACAATCGATCCTGGCGCACGCGCTGGCCTCGACTCCGCTCAAGCAGGGTTTTTCCTGTTACAGCAAGGGAGTGAGACGGTAGCCGCCGGACTCGGCGTCATTCAGGAGGGATGGCTGGGCCTGTACGAGTTTTCAACCAGAAGGGGGAGAAAGCTGCGGCGGTCGCAACGGGAAACGCGGGTTGAACGCAGCGTCTTTATGAGCAGTAATAAGCAGAACGGAACGGAAAACTTGGTGAAAAATTTGCCGGATACTTTGCCGGATAACGTGCCGGGCAGCCAGACGGAAGGCGGTCCCGTCCTGGACGTCTTCATCCGGCAGGCCGGATACGAGCAGGATCAAAGCCGGATCAGCGGAATCCGGCTTCAAGTGAAGCCGGGCGGCCTGACCGGGCTGATCGGACCCAACGGTGCCGGGAAGAGCACCACCATCAAAGCGATTATCGGCATTCTGCCCTTTGCGGATGCCGTAATCGCTTTTCGCGGCGGGAAAGGCTCATACGCCTATGTGCCGGAACAGCCCGTTTATTATGAAACATTAACGCTTTGGGAGCATCTGGCCTTGGCGGCCGCGGTCAACGAGCTCCCGGACGAGGTATGGGTGCCGCGGAGCGAGCAGCTGCTGGAACGTTTTCGATTGGAGGAGGCAAAACATCTGCTCCCCGGCGGTTTTTCCAAAGGGATGCTTCAAAAGATGATGCTCCTGATCGGCTTTCTGTCCAAGCCGGATGTTTATATCGTGGACGAGCCGTTTATCGGCCTTGATCCCCGGGCAACACGCGATTTTCTCAGCCTGCTGAATGAAGAGCGGGAGCGCGGTGCCGGAATTTTAATGTCGACGCATGTGCTGGATACGGCGGAAAAGATTTGCGACGATTTTGTTCTGATCGACCACGGGAGGATGGCGGCGGAAGGGACGCTGGACGATATCCGCGGGTTATGCGGCCGTCCGGAAGCTTCGCTGTTTGACTGCTTTGACCTGTTAACCTGAGTGCAGAGAGGGGAGAGATTTGATGTTCAAGCCGGATATGAACGGCGGTTCGGCCGGGCCAAAACGGCAGGGTGCCGGGAGTACAGCGGTGATCTATACAGCTGAACAAAAAGGACCCTTGGACTCGCCCGAGAAACATAAACGGCTGCTGAGCCCCGGTGCTCTTTACTGGCAGCGGGTCCGCGACCACTACCGCTTTCAGTACAAAGCGCTGACTTCGGTTGTCGACCTGACCATACTTTTGTATATCGTTATACCCGGTCTGCTTTTTGCGGGGAGGGTCTATTACGGCTTATGGACGGAAACGGTGCCTGATATGCTGCTTCAGCTGCCCTTAGCTTCCCTGACTTCCTTATGGCTGCTGTTCACCACGCTGCGGGGGCTTATGCTCCGTCTGGAAAGCGCGGATATTTTGTTTTTGATCAGCCGCCGGAGCTGGATCGGGGGTCTTATGCGGCGGGGCATTGCGGAGTCTATTGGCTATTCGGCCGGTTTGACGTTTATCGGCGGCCTGCTGCTGTCCCCGCTGCTGGTGAGGTTTATGGATCTGGCGCCAGCCCGTGTCGCTGTCCTGGGCATCGTTATTTTTTCCTTCCGAATTGTACATATGCTGCTTCTGCATTTTTGCCGGATCAAATGGACCGGCTGGCAGTCGGCGATGCTTCAGACGTTCAGTCATGCCCTGGTTTTTGTTATGCTGCAGCTCGTTGTAAGAGGAATAACCCATGGAGGCAGCCTAGACTTTGGGCTTGCTTTAGGGGCCGCTCTGATTATGGCAGCGGCAGGTATTCTGCTGATCGTGGCGAGAATGAAGCAGAAGGGGAGCTTTTACGCAGATATTGAAGAGGAGTTGAAGCAGAAGCTGCG includes the following:
- a CDS encoding aspartyl-phosphate phosphatase Spo0E family protein, which produces MTAQTSCSEFRPARPNKRINEELNNIIENLRRELVEVSATSGFTSEIVLELSQRLDKYIVLAQKQMKNGKTGTGLEH
- a CDS encoding MarR family winged helix-turn-helix transcriptional regulator gives rise to the protein MMKAEEHQAELSLHLYRVLAKSFKSVNEHAVTASKLQGFNPTAFAVLEVLYYKGPQPIQQIGAKLLLQSGNVTYVIDKLEAGGLLHRTPCVRDRRVIFAELTPKGKEMMDQLYPEFEDRIDHALSGLNDQEKQVMIGLLKKMGTEAEKLPPLPRK
- a CDS encoding GAF domain-containing protein; this translates as MFQAATPTGDRQQVYESALTQLKGLIEGEPNSVANLANASALLNFVMQDINWAGFYLYDGKELVLGPFQGLPACIRIPLGRGVCGTSAQQRETIVVEDVHAFAGHIACDSATNSEIVVPIVQDGRLIGVLDIDSPLRGRFDETDKTFLEAFVEILVSSVKFS
- a CDS encoding alpha/beta hydrolase produces the protein MIAAIVVLGLLALWLLITVITRYGFRQVTQMRLYRYPDENLLDYLLRTGVFTKEKYESMASREVQTTSIDGLRLNAQLFLPYPGSKRWAIIAHGYTMSLRSSLQFGALFEEKGFNLLLIDHRRHGKSQGKYTTYGFLEKHDLEAWVNWLLEQYGRDIQIGLHGQSLGGATVLEYLSMADPAVKFAVADCPYSDLNKLIRYQLAKIIRLPSFPFIRLLNRELQTKAGFRLEQVSPIRSVKQTTLPVLFIHGSADRYVPPAMSQEMFEAKPGPKRLVLIPGAAHATSYQKDPRRYKEELQAFIDECLPEEEYAPAPKAAIWKVRTPQLGG
- a CDS encoding ABC transporter permease subunit, which produces MNMPLYRQMLAINLKMFMNYAVGSAFYILLMFWVYPGIAKNSSSLNSLIDGMPEGLGKAFGLENGFGSIGAFISGEYYGLLYLLILSIFCILVSTQLIAKLVDQGSMAYLLSAPTTRTKVALTQAAVLLSGLVLICAVTTLAGFAGYAWFIGDLGDFDSTGFVLLNAGALLLFFCIGGISYLISACCNDEKRALTLSGVIVIGFFSLNLIGKISGQLSWMRHISVFSLFDPGKIVGKTADWPVSVSVLAGIGAVAFAAGMIIFRKRSLPL
- a CDS encoding MFS transporter — encoded protein: MNNHVRETAEQPLLKNKTYLSLLGSQIVSNLGEWLTILAILTLVGLKWDATPWQITGVTLCMLLPVLLGGPLAGMLADRVERKQIMIWADIIRIFVVLGMAFAQELWQMYLLLITKSVFDVMFGPAKSGKIKEIVPRSQLEQAVSYSAIIEQSAKIAGPALGGLLTAVFGLQACFMLNALTFLISALFLFRVPSRSRLPLIAGEEQGASPEGGQETKSSAKQGFFKELAAGIQTIAAIPVLAYGLLALAMVLAVLQIADSQTIVLFRDIKNMPDDMLGWCIALSGVGTLAAAVVVRLLKSWSPLAKMGTGSAVMGIMFYAASVVAQNGDFGTMLGKLSMMLSFMIVGLGAGMTFIPFQAELQKRTPERLTGRVFGTVNSILSSASLIGPLLGGYLVTTFGAFAAFRLSGGLVALLGLLLLCTKVVIMKRDRLVHADA
- a CDS encoding multidrug resistance efflux transporter family protein, encoding MKPLLIGILSAFFFAFTFILNRFMSTGGGSWAWSASLRYEMMLPILLLIAPFGGGLSPVLREIRRNSRVWLLWSFVGFVLFYAPVCFASMYGPAWLIASTWQLTIISGLLISPLLEPGLSWSLLPSAYRKVAPAAALITSAVIVAGVMLVQIGQSSKLHYQELLLGALPIIIASAAYPAGNRKLMQISGGRLNATQRVLAMTICSMPFWLLLSLYALVTSGPPPSSQLTGSLLVAVFSGVAATVLFFQATQMVQAHPMRLAGVEATQSFEVMFTLGAEVLFLSAPWPDLYGIAGLILVTGGMAVHAFATRRPAVSEPPPPHSSEIPPSV
- a CDS encoding TetR/AcrR family transcriptional regulator, with protein sequence MNGFEKRAMQIKQKIKQTVLEMLGEWEPRQIRIKDIAARAEVSQVTIYNYFGSKEALLREVFKEFVSMLMEEYESVLTGDAPLKEKIEYIIFQKSRLKLPFTPSALKQLIEADPEINRFIQQQYEERAIPLITHFVQKGQQRGEISEKVSVQMVLLYVGMITEQYEKMLDLVNQSEDPEAFTEDMIHVFFYGICGPQYQK
- a CDS encoding ABC transporter ATP-binding protein, which translates into the protein MLSVEHVTKIFPNGRGIRDVTFSVRRGEVFGFLGPNGAGKSTTIRHIMGFLKPDQGSVKVCGYDTWKEQGRFQKYIGYLPGEIAFIEGMTGKAFLDFMAGMQGGVDPAWRDELIRRLQFDVRTPIRKMSKGMKQKVGIVAAFMHRPEVIILDEPTSGLDPLMQKVFIELVLEEKAKGTTFLMSSHNFPEIERTCDRAAIIKDGVIIAVKDIHDLQSMQRKLFEVTFETEQELDDFMKCGLKIDSREGNRVRVAVQGDMNRFIRETARFHVRNIDVFTQNLEDIFMDYYDREGQTP
- a CDS encoding GNAT family N-acetyltransferase, with the translated sequence MIQFVLVKLTNQKKGAQRMEYRCEGYIPVLSTPRLKLRRLERADAEPLFEYWSDPDVVQYMNVPPFADVGETAEMINWLNLLAETEDTIRWGIELKDSGRLIGSCGYNSWQLEGAYRAEIGYELGKSYWGQGYMHEALLAMFEFGFNVMGLNRIEALLYPVNKSSVRLLQKLGFQREGLLRDYQRAGDRFVDLDMYSMLRREWEQRSGANA